AGACCACGCTGCGGCTAATCTCGTCGAGGCTCTCGAACTGATTCAGCGTGCGCACGAGATATTCGGTCTTGCCTTCCTGCAGGCGCCCGCCCGAGAGATTGATATTCTGTTGCGCCAGCGCGTTCTCCACCTGTTGCAGCGAGAGGCCCTTGCTCTTGAGCACCTCCGTATCCACGAGGACCTGGATTTCCTTTTCGCGGCCGCCCTTCACCGCCACCTGCGCGATGCCCACCTGCGCTTCGAGATCGCTTTTCAGGTGGCGCTCCGCGGCTTCGCGAATCTCCGTGAGCGCCTGCTGTTCCGCTTCGGCGTCGGCGTCTTCGCCCAGCGCTGCGGGCGTGATGGCGATGCGCATGACGGGGTCTAGCGTGGGGTCGTAGCGCAGGATCACGGGCTTCTCGGTGACTTCCTTGGGCGGGTCGAAGAGGTCGAGGCGGTCGCGCACGTCCTGCATGGCCACGTTCATGTCGGTGCCCCAGGTGAATTCGAGGATGATCTCCGACAGGCCCGGGGAGGACACGCTGTTGATCTCGACCATGCCGCTCACGATGCTGAGCATCTCTTCGAGGGGGCGCGTGACGAGTTTCTCGACATCGGCGGGCGCGGCGCCCTCGTATTCCGTGCGCACGGTCAGCGTCGGATAGGAGATGTCGGGCATGAGGTTAATCGGCAGGTTCTGATAGGAACGCCAGCCGAAGACAATGAGCGTGAGGAACAGCATGGCCATAGTGACCGGCCGGCGGATCGCCATCCGGTACTGCCGCTGCGGCTGTTCTTGCATGGGCGCTTCGCTCATGGGCAGTCGTGGTTACTCTGTTCTTCGCCGCAGATACTACGGCAAGGGGGATGCGTCGCGCCACTGTGCCGGGCGGGGCGCGTTCAACTGGCGCCGCTCAGAGCGTTGCGCGCGTTGCGGCGTTCTCCCCGGGCTAGTGCAAGCGCCTCATCGGCCGTCAGCGAGGCGAGCGCGTCGATTTCATCTTCCGCCGTGGTGATCTTCACCTGCGAACCCGGTTTCAGCGTGTGTTGCCCCAACGTCACCACGAGCATGTGTTCCTCGAGGCCTTCGACCACTTCTATGCTGTTGCTGTCTTCAAGTCCCGTCTTGATTTCGATACGCTCCGCGACAAGGGCGGGCTGTTCTTCCTCGGCGGGCGCCGCGCCGGCCGTCTCGCCGGCCTCCTCCGCCGCGTCGTCCGGCGCCGCCTCTTCTTGCACGATCATGAGGTATTTGCGCGCGTTTTCCTCAATTACGGCATCCTTGGGCACCATCAGCACGCCCGCATGCGTTTCCATGATGAGTTTCACGCGCGCGAACGAGCCCTCGCGCAGGAACGGGCGCGCGGCGTCCTCGAAATCGAGGACCACCTTCACCGTGCCGCTGAGCGGGTCGACGCTCGGATTGATCCGGCGTATATGCGCCTCGAATTCGCGGCCTTCCACGGAGTCGATGCTCACCTTCGCCACTTGGTCGAGCCTCAGGCGCGGCAGTTCCTTTTCCGGCGGCATGATGGGCAGGATGTAGCTCTGTGGGTCCACGACCCGGAATACGGGTACGCCCGTGGCGACCATCTGTCCTTTCTGGATGCCGCGCATTGTGACGACGCCGCCAATGGGCGCCTCGATCGTCTGATGTTCGAGCTGGAGTTCCTGCAGTTCGAGCATGGCGGCCGCCTGCTCGTAAGCGAAGCGGGCGTTTTCAAGTTCGAAGGGGCTGAGAATGCCTTCCTTCTGCTGTTCTTCGGCTTTCTCCATCTGGAAGCGTGCCTGCTGCACGTTCACCCGCGTCTGGCGAATCTGCGTCTCGAGCTGTTTGGTGTCCAGCCGCGCCAGCACGTCCCCCTCGTTCACGGCCTGGCCTTCCTCCACGAGCACGTCAATGCATTCCCCAACGCCTTCAGACACGACTTGCACGTGCTTTTCCGCTTCCACGCGCGTCGTAGTCTCGAAATATGAAGAAATATCGCCCCGTGCCGGCCGCGTCGCTTCGACCGGAACCAGCACGAGGTCGTCCAGGGCGCTGCCGCTCGACTGACCGGAGGGCATGCCCTCGGCCGTGTTATTGCACCCGGCGAGGGACAGCAGAACGGCGAAAACGCCTAATCCTAAGCCAACGTAACGCATGAGCTACTGTCCTTCATTGCCTCTTTCGCGCGCTTCACTGACCGCCACCTGATACAAACACTTTGTATCCGGGGTGTTCTCCGCCTCAACCATACAATATACTACATTGGACTGCCGATCATTACGCGGGGTTTTCCGTTCTCCAGGCCCGCCTTGTCCCTGAGGCCCTTGTCAGGGCTCCAATTATCTTCCTCCTCCTGATGCCCGCGCGGCA
The nucleotide sequence above comes from Candidatus Hydrogenedentota bacterium. Encoded proteins:
- a CDS encoding efflux RND transporter periplasmic adaptor subunit — encoded protein: MRYVGLGLGVFAVLLSLAGCNNTAEGMPSGQSSGSALDDLVLVPVEATRPARGDISSYFETTTRVEAEKHVQVVSEGVGECIDVLVEEGQAVNEGDVLARLDTKQLETQIRQTRVNVQQARFQMEKAEEQQKEGILSPFELENARFAYEQAAAMLELQELQLEHQTIEAPIGGVVTMRGIQKGQMVATGVPVFRVVDPQSYILPIMPPEKELPRLRLDQVAKVSIDSVEGREFEAHIRRINPSVDPLSGTVKVVLDFEDAARPFLREGSFARVKLIMETHAGVLMVPKDAVIEENARKYLMIVQEEAAPDDAAEEAGETAGAAPAEEEQPALVAERIEIKTGLEDSNSIEVVEGLEEHMLVVTLGQHTLKPGSQVKITTAEDEIDALASLTADEALALARGERRNARNALSGAS